One window of the Methylocystis parvus OBBP genome contains the following:
- a CDS encoding ABC transporter ATP-binding protein, giving the protein MLEARNLSKRYDGASAPALDRLNLTVEPGEVFCLLGPNGAGKTTTVNLFLGFLEPTDGEALVCGIDSAQDPLGARAKLAYIPETVTLYGALTGLENLAYFTEVSGAPTPSSELPPLLLAAGLPEEAATRPVRFYSKGMRQKVGVAIALARRAQALVLDEPTSGLDPLAANEFAALIEKLRREGMAVLMVTHDLFLAKQCGARIGIMAGGKLATVFGADDVDHLGLERAYLDLFRTGEIERRVAGEAA; this is encoded by the coding sequence ATGCTGGAAGCGCGCAATCTCTCAAAGCGCTATGACGGGGCGTCGGCTCCCGCGCTCGACCGTCTCAATCTGACCGTCGAGCCCGGCGAGGTCTTCTGCCTGCTCGGCCCCAACGGCGCGGGCAAGACGACGACCGTCAATCTGTTTCTCGGCTTTCTCGAGCCGACCGACGGCGAGGCGCTGGTCTGCGGAATCGACAGCGCGCAGGACCCGCTCGGCGCGCGGGCGAAGCTCGCTTACATCCCCGAGACCGTGACGCTCTATGGCGCGCTCACGGGGCTCGAGAATCTCGCTTATTTCACCGAAGTCTCCGGCGCGCCGACCCCTTCTTCCGAGCTTCCGCCGCTGCTTCTCGCCGCCGGCCTGCCGGAAGAAGCCGCGACGCGGCCCGTGCGCTTCTATTCCAAGGGCATGCGCCAGAAGGTCGGCGTCGCCATTGCGCTCGCGCGGCGCGCGCAAGCTCTCGTGCTGGACGAGCCGACCTCGGGCCTCGACCCGCTGGCCGCCAATGAATTCGCCGCGCTGATCGAGAAGCTGCGGCGCGAGGGCATGGCGGTGCTGATGGTGACGCACGACCTCTTCCTCGCCAAGCAATGCGGCGCGAGGATCGGCATCATGGCGGGAGGCAAGCTCGCCACCGTCTTCGGCGCCGACGACGTCGATCATCTGGGGTTGGAGCGCGCTTATCTCGATCTCTTCCGCACGGGCGAGATCGAGAGGCG
- a CDS encoding cytochrome P450, whose amino-acid sequence MFHDPDFTPVRTNEQPTFRSALRNFLENWPPAAYREDFWSLSGIWPIIPKTVYLSDPELIEEMLIARPEAFGRDKLTTAALSANIADDALFFSEGAEWRWQRRALAPAFRHENLLALVPIFAKCAKAQCAAWRQLPRNTAVDVTQPMSEVTFSIIEHALLGATGTFDRARYLSAMLTGFKGMGWQRFYALLGLPKWLPFPGSREIDRKLRYLYAETARLVAERRLAGHAHAPAILDLLLSAKDPETGRMLTDGELISNLYGLMVAGHETSAVALAWSLWLLAKDQASQERLRNEVRDVVGESDIDRNAVENLPFARQVIQEAMRLFPPVAALGRQPREDTTLGPYKVLKKEPIYVAIWALHRHEKLWDEPNAFDPDRFAPEKAKGRHRCAYMPFGAGPRICIGMSFAMLEMTTILAALIRDFRFTPVPGPRIELSPDFTLRPKGGLPLFVEAIKPTAN is encoded by the coding sequence ATGTTTCACGATCCCGATTTCACGCCCGTCAGGACGAACGAACAGCCCACATTCCGCTCCGCCTTGCGTAATTTCCTCGAAAACTGGCCGCCGGCGGCCTATCGGGAAGATTTCTGGTCGCTTTCAGGCATTTGGCCGATCATCCCGAAAACCGTCTATCTCAGCGATCCCGAACTGATCGAAGAAATGCTGATTGCGCGGCCCGAAGCCTTCGGCCGAGACAAGCTGACGACGGCGGCGCTGTCGGCGAATATCGCCGACGACGCGTTGTTTTTCTCCGAAGGCGCTGAATGGCGCTGGCAGCGCCGCGCGCTTGCGCCGGCCTTTCGTCACGAGAATCTGCTGGCGCTTGTCCCGATCTTCGCGAAATGCGCAAAAGCGCAGTGCGCGGCATGGCGTCAGCTTCCGCGAAATACGGCCGTCGACGTCACGCAGCCAATGTCCGAAGTAACCTTCTCGATCATCGAGCACGCGCTCCTTGGCGCTACGGGAACGTTTGATCGCGCCAGATATCTCTCGGCCATGCTCACTGGCTTCAAGGGGATGGGTTGGCAGCGCTTCTATGCGCTTCTCGGACTTCCGAAATGGCTGCCCTTCCCCGGATCGCGAGAGATCGACCGGAAGTTGCGATATCTCTATGCCGAGACGGCGCGCCTTGTCGCCGAGCGGCGACTCGCCGGCCACGCCCATGCGCCTGCCATTCTCGATTTGCTGCTTTCGGCGAAGGACCCAGAAACCGGGCGCATGCTGACGGATGGCGAACTCATCTCCAATCTTTACGGATTGATGGTGGCCGGACACGAAACCTCCGCCGTTGCGCTTGCGTGGAGTCTCTGGCTGCTCGCCAAGGACCAGGCGTCGCAGGAGCGTTTGCGAAACGAGGTTCGCGACGTCGTCGGCGAATCCGACATCGATCGTAATGCGGTCGAAAACCTGCCCTTCGCGCGGCAGGTCATCCAGGAAGCCATGCGACTCTTTCCGCCCGTCGCCGCGCTCGGGCGCCAGCCGCGAGAGGACACGACGCTCGGGCCTTACAAGGTTCTCAAGAAGGAGCCGATCTATGTGGCGATCTGGGCGCTGCATCGCCACGAAAAGCTATGGGATGAGCCAAATGCTTTCGACCCGGACCGCTTCGCGCCCGAAAAGGCGAAAGGGCGCCATCGTTGCGCCTACATGCCCTTCGGGGCCGGCCCGCGCATCTGCATCGGCATGAGCTTCGCGATGCTGGAAATGACGACGATCCTGGCGGCGCTCATACGCGATTTTCGCTTCACCCCTGTCCCCGGCCCGCGCATCGAGCTTTCTCCGGATTTCACGCTGCGGCCCAAGGGCGGCCTGCCGCTCTTCGTCGAAGCGATCAAACCGACCGCCAATTGA
- a CDS encoding TetR/AcrR family transcriptional regulator, producing the protein MSRFRKEDWLALGAKLLAGEGSAALTIDRLTAEARRTRGSFYHHFEDRDAFLRALMARWRKEVIDEAGKRYEQAQSANDLRRLMRELPFEVDHRFERALRRLAASEPIVREAVADVDSRRIEGLACVLAHIYPELKDPQSAAYVQYAAVVGLQWLIGDIDDPRAPGIMEAGARIFRLNDEPEP; encoded by the coding sequence ATGAGTCGATTCAGAAAGGAAGACTGGCTGGCGCTCGGCGCGAAGCTGCTTGCCGGGGAGGGTTCGGCCGCGCTGACGATCGACCGCCTGACGGCGGAGGCGCGGCGGACGCGCGGCAGCTTCTATCACCACTTCGAGGATCGCGACGCTTTTCTTCGGGCTTTGATGGCGCGCTGGCGCAAAGAGGTCATCGACGAAGCGGGCAAGCGTTACGAGCAGGCGCAATCCGCCAACGATCTGAGGCGGTTGATGCGGGAATTGCCCTTCGAGGTCGATCACCGGTTCGAGCGCGCGCTGCGCCGCTTGGCCGCGAGCGAACCCATCGTGCGCGAGGCCGTCGCCGACGTCGACTCAAGACGCATCGAGGGCCTGGCATGCGTGCTCGCACATATCTACCCGGAACTGAAGGACCCGCAATCCGCCGCTTATGTGCAATATGCGGCGGTTGTCGGCCTGCAATGGCTGATTGGCGACATTGACGATCCCCGCGCGCCGGGAATCATGGAAGCCGGCGCCCGGATATTCCGGCTCAATGACGAGCCTGAACCATAG
- the ccrA gene encoding crotonyl-CoA carboxylase/reductase, which yields MSETKDLYELGEIPPLGHVPKNMYAWAIRKERHGPPETAMQLEVLPTWQLDSHDVLVLVMAAGVNYNGVWAALGEPVSTLDVHKNPYHIAGSDASGIVWAVGAKVKRWKVGDEVIIHCNQDDGDDEECNGGDPMFSPSQRIWGYETPDGSFAQFCRAQDRQLMPRPKHLSWEESACYTLTLATAYRMLFGHEPHELKPGHNVLIWGASGGLGVFGVQLCAAAGANAIGVISDESKRDYVMSLGAKGVINRKDFKCWGQLPKVNSPEYVEWSKEARKFGKAIWDITGKKDVDIVFEHPGEATFPVSTLVAKRGGMIVFCAGTSGFNITFDARYVWMRQKRIQGSHFAHLKQAAAANQFVIDRRVDPCMSEVFAWDKIPLAHMKMWKNEHAPGNMAVLVNSIEPGLHTVEDVVEAYGKKK from the coding sequence TTGAGCGAGACGAAAGACCTTTACGAGTTGGGCGAAATTCCGCCGCTCGGCCATGTTCCCAAGAACATGTACGCCTGGGCGATCCGGAAGGAGCGTCACGGCCCGCCGGAGACGGCGATGCAGCTCGAGGTCCTCCCGACCTGGCAGCTCGACAGCCACGACGTGCTCGTTCTCGTAATGGCCGCCGGCGTCAATTATAACGGCGTCTGGGCGGCGCTCGGCGAACCGGTCTCGACTCTCGACGTCCACAAGAATCCCTATCACATCGCGGGCTCCGACGCCTCAGGGATCGTCTGGGCGGTGGGCGCCAAGGTGAAGCGCTGGAAGGTCGGCGACGAGGTCATCATCCACTGCAACCAGGACGATGGGGACGATGAGGAGTGCAATGGCGGCGACCCGATGTTCTCGCCCTCGCAGCGCATCTGGGGCTATGAGACGCCGGACGGCTCCTTCGCCCAGTTCTGCCGCGCGCAGGACCGCCAGCTCATGCCGCGCCCCAAGCATCTCTCCTGGGAAGAGTCGGCCTGCTACACCTTAACGCTCGCCACCGCCTATCGCATGCTCTTTGGCCATGAGCCGCATGAGCTGAAGCCCGGCCACAATGTCCTGATCTGGGGCGCCTCCGGTGGCCTTGGCGTTTTCGGCGTGCAGCTCTGCGCGGCGGCCGGCGCCAACGCCATCGGCGTGATCTCGGACGAGTCCAAGCGCGACTATGTCATGTCGCTCGGCGCCAAGGGCGTGATCAACCGCAAGGATTTCAAGTGCTGGGGCCAGCTCCCCAAGGTCAACTCGCCGGAATATGTCGAGTGGTCCAAGGAAGCGCGCAAATTCGGCAAGGCGATCTGGGACATCACGGGCAAGAAGGACGTCGACATCGTCTTCGAGCATCCGGGCGAGGCGACCTTTCCGGTCTCGACGCTGGTGGCCAAGCGCGGCGGCATGATCGTGTTCTGCGCCGGCACGTCCGGCTTCAACATCACCTTCGACGCCCGCTATGTGTGGATGCGTCAGAAGCGCATTCAGGGCTCGCATTTCGCGCATCTGAAGCAGGCCGCCGCCGCGAACCAGTTCGTCATCGACCGCCGGGTCGATCCCTGCATGTCCGAGGTCTTCGCCTGGGACAAGATCCCGCTGGCGCATATGAAGATGTGGAAGAACGAGCACGCGCCGGGCAATATGGCGGTGCTGGTCAATTCGATCGAGCCCGGCCTGCACACGGTCGAGGACGTGGTCGAGGCCTATGGCAAGAAGAAGTGA
- a CDS encoding DUF2267 domain-containing protein, which produces MSDTQVAALDHTVQLTNVWLKKLAEEERLGDRPRAYAALRAVLHALRDRLTPEQAAHFGAQLPLLVRGVFYEGWHMADKPMAVRNVEAFENMVDRGLPPGFPVDAATAARAVFAVIWRELDFNETAKVVSDLPLPLRELWPEAARDLAKARSRE; this is translated from the coding sequence ATGAGCGATACACAGGTCGCAGCGCTCGACCACACGGTCCAGCTCACCAATGTCTGGCTCAAAAAGCTTGCGGAAGAGGAGCGTCTCGGCGATCGGCCGCGCGCCTATGCGGCCCTGCGCGCCGTGCTCCACGCATTGCGCGACAGGCTGACGCCCGAGCAGGCGGCGCATTTCGGCGCGCAACTCCCTTTGCTGGTTCGCGGGGTTTTCTACGAAGGCTGGCATATGGCCGACAAACCCATGGCGGTCCGCAATGTCGAGGCTTTCGAGAACATGGTCGACCGCGGCCTGCCGCCGGGCTTCCCGGTCGACGCCGCGACCGCGGCGCGGGCGGTCTTCGCGGTGATCTGGCGGGAGCTGGATTTCAACGAAACCGCCAAGGTCGTCTCGGACCTGCCTTTGCCGCTACGGGAGCTGTGGCCGGAGGCGGCGCGGGATTTGGCGAAGGCGCGGTCGAGGGAGTGA
- a CDS encoding protein meaA, with amino-acid sequence MNDMTAPRRDKPWMFRTYAGHSTAAASNRLYRSNLAKGQTGLSIAFDLPTQTGYDSDHILSRGEVGKVGVPVSHLGDMRTLFDGIPLAEMNTSMTINATAVWLMSLYIAAAEEQGAPRVKLQGTTQNDIIKEYLSRGSYVFPPKQSLRLTQDLILFTTKECPKFNPMNVCSYHLQEAGATPAQELAYALATAVAILDGVKAAGMSDEDFAQVVGRISFFVNAGMRFVTELSKMRAFTELWEEITRERYGVKDEKMRRFRYGVQVNSLGLTEQQPENNVYRILIEMLAVVLSKNARARAVQLPAWNEALGLPRPWDQQWSLRMQQIMAYETDLLEYGDIFDGNPEIARKVAELKAEAMAELKKIDELGGAAAAVEIGYMKSKLVESNTARLEAIEAGEQTVVGVNKFTSTEPSPLATGEDAIMVVPEGVEADQIARLKAWRDSRDDKAAQAAIEELARAAKEGRNMVEPSIAAAKAGVTTGEWGNVLRGIFGEYRAPTGVSSTARQVGGQLDKVRGEVERVSHKIGSRAKFLVGKPGLDGHSNGAEQIAVRARDAGFDVIYAGIRSTPAELVETAKKEGVHCVGLSILSGSHVTLAHEVMRLMKEEGVSAPLVVGGIIPPADEKLLLEAGVAAVYTPKNYDLNVIMTDLAGIIEKSVG; translated from the coding sequence ATGAACGACATGACCGCCCCGCGTCGCGACAAGCCCTGGATGTTCCGCACCTATGCGGGCCACTCGACGGCCGCCGCGTCCAACCGGCTCTATCGTTCGAACCTCGCCAAGGGCCAGACGGGTCTCTCCATCGCCTTCGACCTGCCGACCCAGACCGGTTACGACAGCGACCACATCCTCTCGCGCGGCGAAGTCGGCAAGGTCGGCGTGCCGGTCTCGCATCTGGGCGACATGCGGACCCTTTTCGACGGCATCCCGCTCGCCGAGATGAACACGTCGATGACCATCAACGCCACCGCCGTATGGCTGATGTCGCTCTATATCGCCGCTGCGGAAGAGCAGGGGGCGCCGCGTGTAAAACTGCAGGGCACGACGCAGAACGACATCATCAAGGAATATCTTTCGCGCGGCTCCTATGTGTTTCCGCCGAAACAGTCGCTGCGCCTGACGCAGGACCTTATTCTCTTCACCACGAAGGAGTGCCCCAAATTCAACCCGATGAACGTTTGCTCCTATCATTTGCAGGAAGCAGGCGCGACGCCGGCGCAGGAATTGGCTTATGCGCTGGCGACGGCGGTGGCGATCCTCGACGGCGTCAAGGCCGCCGGCATGTCGGACGAGGATTTCGCCCAGGTCGTCGGCCGCATCTCCTTCTTCGTCAACGCGGGCATGCGCTTCGTCACCGAACTCTCCAAGATGCGCGCCTTCACGGAGCTGTGGGAGGAGATCACCCGCGAGCGCTACGGCGTGAAGGACGAGAAAATGCGCCGCTTCCGTTACGGCGTGCAGGTCAATTCGCTGGGCCTCACCGAGCAGCAGCCGGAAAACAACGTCTATCGCATCCTGATCGAAATGCTGGCCGTCGTTCTTTCGAAGAACGCCCGCGCCCGCGCCGTGCAGCTTCCGGCCTGGAACGAGGCGCTCGGCCTGCCGCGTCCGTGGGATCAGCAATGGTCGCTGCGCATGCAGCAGATCATGGCCTATGAGACCGATCTGCTCGAATATGGCGACATTTTCGACGGCAATCCGGAGATCGCCCGCAAGGTCGCCGAGCTGAAAGCCGAGGCCATGGCCGAGCTGAAGAAGATCGACGAGCTCGGCGGCGCGGCCGCCGCCGTCGAGATCGGCTATATGAAGTCGAAGCTCGTCGAATCCAACACGGCGCGGCTCGAAGCGATCGAGGCCGGCGAGCAGACCGTCGTCGGCGTCAACAAATTCACCTCGACTGAGCCCTCGCCGCTCGCCACCGGCGAAGACGCGATCATGGTCGTGCCGGAAGGCGTCGAGGCGGATCAGATCGCACGGCTGAAGGCCTGGCGCGACAGCCGCGACGACAAGGCCGCGCAAGCCGCGATCGAGGAGCTCGCCCGCGCCGCCAAGGAAGGCCGCAATATGGTCGAACCCTCCATCGCCGCCGCCAAGGCTGGCGTCACGACCGGCGAATGGGGCAATGTGCTGCGCGGCATTTTCGGCGAATATCGCGCGCCGACGGGCGTCTCCTCCACGGCGCGCCAGGTCGGCGGTCAGCTCGACAAGGTGCGCGGCGAGGTCGAGCGCGTCTCCCACAAGATCGGCTCCCGCGCCAAGTTCTTGGTCGGCAAGCCCGGCCTCGACGGCCATTCCAACGGCGCCGAGCAGATCGCCGTGCGCGCGCGCGACGCGGGCTTCGACGTGATCTACGCCGGCATCCGCTCCACGCCTGCGGAGCTGGTCGAGACCGCGAAGAAGGAAGGCGTGCATTGCGTCGGCCTCTCCATCCTCTCCGGCTCACATGTGACGTTGGCCCATGAAGTGATGCGGCTGATGAAGGAAGAGGGCGTCTCGGCCCCGCTCGTCGTCGGCGGCATCATCCCCCCGGCGGACGAGAAGCTGCTGCTCGAAGCGGGGGTCGCGGCGGTCTATACGCCGAAGAATTACGATCTGAACGTGATTATGACGGATCTGGCCGGGATCATCGAGAAGAGCGTGGGGTGA
- a CDS encoding OFA family MFS transporter → MDVAVAPKPSFLSRERTIASPAFNRWLVPPAALAIHLCIGMAYGFSVFWLPLSRVVGGAAPKDCPADMGVLAQIVATNCDWKISMLGWTFTLFFVLLGSSAAIFGHWLETAGPRKAGLAAACCWCGGLLISALGVFLHQIWMIWIGSGVIGGVGLGLGYISPVSTLIKWFPDRRGLATGLAIMGFGGGAMIGAPLADKLMGYFATPSSPGVWQTFVALAAIYFVFMVSGALGYRVPPEGWAPAGWTPPAPAANAMVTHRHVHLDVAWKTPQFWLLWGVLCLNVSAGIGVLGMASPMLQEVFGGKLIGVDLGFDALNADQKKAIAAIAAGFTGLLSLCNIGGRIGWASASDAFGRKGTYAIFFVVGFLLYAAVPFAAKGGVVFLFVLLFAVIITMYGGGFSTIPAYLADIFGTHYVGAIHGRLLTAWSTAGVLGPVLVNYIREYQLSIGVPREAAYNQTMYVLAGLLLAGLACNLLVGPVAEKFYMSDAEVAAAKKTSVAAVKEEEKEPRADFEDFVEEGLEPPEDPAPVPAARTPPAGLSPALILAWLAVGIPLAWGVSMTGLKAMALFK, encoded by the coding sequence ATGGACGTCGCGGTTGCGCCGAAGCCGAGTTTCCTTTCCCGCGAACGGACGATCGCCTCTCCCGCTTTCAATCGCTGGCTGGTTCCGCCGGCGGCGCTGGCGATTCATCTTTGCATCGGCATGGCCTATGGCTTCTCGGTCTTCTGGCTGCCGCTGTCGCGCGTCGTCGGCGGCGCCGCGCCGAAGGACTGCCCGGCCGATATGGGCGTGCTGGCGCAGATCGTCGCGACGAATTGCGACTGGAAGATCAGCATGCTGGGCTGGACCTTCACGCTGTTCTTCGTGCTGCTCGGCTCCTCCGCCGCCATCTTCGGCCATTGGCTGGAGACGGCGGGCCCCCGCAAGGCCGGCCTCGCCGCCGCCTGCTGCTGGTGCGGCGGCCTGCTCATTTCCGCGCTCGGCGTCTTTCTGCACCAGATCTGGATGATCTGGATCGGCTCCGGCGTCATTGGCGGCGTCGGGCTGGGGCTCGGCTATATCTCGCCGGTCTCGACCCTCATCAAATGGTTCCCCGACCGCCGCGGCCTCGCCACCGGCCTCGCCATTATGGGCTTTGGCGGCGGCGCCATGATCGGCGCGCCGCTCGCCGACAAGCTCATGGGCTATTTCGCGACGCCTTCATCGCCCGGCGTCTGGCAGACTTTCGTCGCCCTCGCCGCCATCTATTTCGTCTTCATGGTCTCCGGCGCGCTCGGCTATCGCGTGCCGCCCGAGGGCTGGGCGCCCGCCGGCTGGACGCCGCCCGCCCCGGCCGCCAACGCCATGGTCACCCATCGCCACGTCCATCTCGACGTCGCCTGGAAGACCCCGCAATTCTGGCTGCTCTGGGGCGTGCTCTGCCTCAACGTCTCGGCCGGCATCGGCGTGCTCGGCATGGCCTCGCCCATGCTGCAGGAGGTGTTCGGCGGCAAGCTGATCGGCGTCGATCTCGGCTTCGACGCGCTCAACGCCGACCAGAAGAAGGCGATCGCCGCCATCGCGGCGGGCTTCACCGGTCTTCTGAGCCTGTGCAACATTGGCGGCCGCATCGGCTGGGCCTCGGCCTCCGACGCCTTCGGCCGCAAGGGAACCTACGCCATCTTCTTCGTCGTGGGCTTCCTGCTCTACGCCGCGGTTCCCTTCGCGGCGAAGGGCGGCGTGGTTTTCCTCTTCGTGCTGCTCTTCGCCGTGATCATCACCATGTATGGCGGCGGCTTCTCGACCATTCCCGCCTATCTCGCCGATATTTTCGGCACGCATTATGTCGGCGCGATCCATGGCAGACTACTGACCGCCTGGTCGACGGCGGGCGTGCTCGGCCCGGTGCTGGTCAATTACATCCGCGAATATCAGCTTTCGATCGGCGTGCCGCGCGAGGCGGCCTATAATCAGACCATGTATGTGCTGGCCGGTCTGCTGCTCGCCGGCCTCGCCTGCAATCTCCTCGTCGGCCCCGTGGCCGAGAAATTCTACATGAGCGACGCGGAGGTCGCGGCGGCGAAGAAGACCAGCGTCGCCGCCGTGAAGGAAGAAGAGAAGGAGCCGCGCGCCGATTTCGAGGACTTCGTCGAGGAGGGGCTGGAGCCGCCCGAAGACCCCGCTCCGGTCCCCGCCGCGCGAACCCCGCCCGCCGGGCTCTCCCCGGCCCTGATCCTCGCCTGGCTCGCCGTCGGAATTCCCCTCGCCTGGGGCGTCTCAATGACCGGCCTCAAGGCCATGGCGCTGTTCAAATAG
- the uppP gene encoding undecaprenyl-diphosphatase UppP — protein sequence MASACTNGLDTGFVDLGYMKVAALGVVQGISELLPISSTAHMRIVPALLGWKDPGSAFSAAMQLAALAAVVSYFWGDIRTLAVGSLAAVRRRDFNDWSFRFVFWIGLATIPIGLTGILLSHTLNTCGSPLRSLPVIGISCIVMAALLAIAELYCNHKRTLDHVSLKDAMIVGFAQVGALIPGVSRSGSTLTAALFLDLKREEAARFSFLLGLPAIALAGLKELWELHKAHLDFHGWSVLSVGLLVASISAFAAIWGLLRILERFSAWPFVAYRAFIGVLLLVGFYGGFLI from the coding sequence ATGGCCTCGGCTTGCACCAATGGTCTCGATACGGGTTTCGTCGATCTCGGTTATATGAAGGTGGCGGCGCTCGGAGTGGTTCAGGGCATTTCCGAGCTGCTGCCGATTTCCTCCACCGCTCATATGCGCATCGTGCCCGCGCTGCTCGGCTGGAAGGATCCGGGTTCGGCTTTCTCCGCCGCCATGCAACTCGCGGCGCTCGCGGCGGTCGTGAGCTATTTCTGGGGCGACATCCGCACGCTCGCGGTGGGTTCGCTCGCGGCCGTCAGACGGCGCGACTTCAACGACTGGAGCTTCCGCTTCGTCTTCTGGATCGGGCTCGCGACCATTCCGATCGGGCTCACCGGCATCCTGCTGTCGCATACGCTGAACACCTGCGGCTCGCCCCTGCGGTCTCTGCCGGTCATCGGCATTTCCTGCATCGTGATGGCGGCGCTGCTCGCCATCGCCGAGCTCTACTGCAATCACAAGCGCACGCTCGATCATGTGAGCCTGAAGGACGCGATGATCGTTGGCTTCGCGCAGGTCGGCGCGCTCATTCCCGGCGTCTCCCGTTCCGGCTCGACTTTGACCGCCGCGCTGTTCCTCGATCTCAAGCGGGAAGAAGCGGCGCGCTTCTCATTCCTGCTCGGCCTGCCGGCCATTGCGCTCGCCGGGCTGAAGGAATTGTGGGAATTGCACAAGGCGCATCTCGATTTCCACGGCTGGTCGGTGCTGTCGGTCGGACTGCTTGTCGCGTCGATCTCCGCTTTCGCGGCGATCTGGGGCCTGCTGCGCATTCTCGAACGCTTCTCGGCCTGGCCCTTCGTCGCCTATCGCGCTTTCATCGGCGTCCTGCTGCTCGTGGGCTTTTACGGCGGATTCCTGATCTAA
- a CDS encoding site-specific DNA-methyltransferase has product MSSARVGAARLQTRIKVMRTGSSLAGPLHAAPARNAILQGDCVELMHGLPAESVDLVFADPPYNLQLANKLTRPDQSLVDAVDDDWDKFTDFAAYDVFTRDWLAAARRVMKPTATIFVIGSYHNIFRVGAIMQDLGFWILNDIVWRKNNPMPNFRGRRFTNAHETMIWAARDASVKKYTFNYEALKAGNEDCQMRSDWLLPICTGSERLKDSQGRKAHPTQKPETLLARVILSASNAGDLILDPFFGTGTTGAVAKRLRRDYVGLERESGYAKAAAARIAAIEPLPEDAVSAAPSKRAEPRIAFASLIESGLIAPGATLTDVKKRHMATVRADGTLSLSGFVGSIHKTGALAQGLPACNGWTFWHYEEKKGRLAPIDELRAQIRERLRAAAE; this is encoded by the coding sequence ATGAGTAGCGCGCGCGTCGGGGCGGCCCGCCTCCAAACCCGGATAAAGGTCATGCGTACCGGGTCTTCCCTTGCGGGGCCGCTCCACGCTGCGCCGGCGCGCAACGCGATCCTTCAAGGCGACTGCGTCGAACTGATGCACGGCCTTCCGGCGGAAAGCGTCGACCTCGTCTTCGCCGATCCGCCTTACAATCTCCAGCTCGCCAACAAACTGACGCGTCCCGATCAGAGCCTCGTCGACGCGGTCGACGACGACTGGGATAAATTCACCGACTTCGCGGCCTATGACGTTTTCACCCGCGACTGGCTTGCCGCCGCGCGCCGCGTGATGAAGCCGACCGCGACGATCTTCGTCATCGGCTCCTATCACAACATTTTTCGCGTCGGCGCGATCATGCAGGATCTCGGATTCTGGATCCTGAACGACATCGTGTGGCGCAAGAACAATCCGATGCCGAATTTCCGCGGCCGCCGTTTCACCAATGCGCACGAAACGATGATCTGGGCGGCGCGCGACGCTTCGGTGAAAAAATACACCTTCAATTACGAAGCGCTCAAAGCCGGCAACGAAGATTGCCAGATGCGTTCCGACTGGCTGTTGCCGATCTGCACGGGCTCCGAGCGTTTGAAGGATTCGCAGGGACGCAAGGCGCATCCCACGCAAAAACCGGAAACGCTTCTCGCCCGCGTCATTCTCTCGGCGTCAAACGCCGGCGACCTCATTCTTGATCCTTTCTTTGGAACGGGAACGACGGGCGCCGTCGCGAAGCGTTTGCGTCGCGATTATGTCGGTCTCGAGCGTGAAAGCGGATACGCCAAAGCCGCCGCTGCGCGCATCGCCGCGATCGAACCCTTGCCGGAAGACGCCGTCTCGGCGGCGCCGTCGAAGCGCGCCGAGCCGCGCATCGCCTTTGCAAGTCTCATCGAGAGCGGATTGATCGCGCCCGGCGCGACGCTCACCGACGTCAAAAAGCGTCACATGGCGACCGTGCGCGCCGATGGAACATTGTCGCTTTCGGGTTTCGTCGGTTCGATTCACAAGACCGGCGCGCTGGCGCAAGGACTGCCGGCCTGCAATGGCTGGACCTTCTGGCATTACGAAGAGAAGAAGGGCCGCCTCGCGCCGATCGACGAATTGCGCGCGCAGATTCGCGAGAGATTGCGCGCAGCGGCGGAATAA
- a CDS encoding ribonuclease HII, with the protein MGPDFRLESRLHRQGVWPVAGVDEVGRGPLAGPVAAAAVILDPKRLPRGLNDSKALTQKQREEAFEAIMSRALAVSVAFVTPAEIDAMNIRQASLAAMARAVSSLSNAPAFVLVDGSDPPRLSCPTRAIVKGDALALSISAASIVAKVARDAMMRRLGAIYPQYGFETNVGYAARRHLEALRENGPTPVHRLSFSPLREIR; encoded by the coding sequence ATGGGTCCCGATTTTCGTCTCGAAAGCCGCCTGCATCGGCAGGGCGTCTGGCCGGTGGCCGGGGTCGACGAAGTGGGGCGCGGCCCCCTCGCCGGCCCGGTCGCCGCCGCCGCGGTGATTCTCGATCCCAAGCGCCTGCCGCGCGGCTTGAACGATTCGAAGGCGTTGACGCAAAAGCAGCGCGAGGAAGCTTTCGAGGCGATCATGTCCCGGGCGCTCGCGGTCAGCGTCGCTTTCGTTACGCCGGCGGAGATCGACGCGATGAACATCCGGCAAGCTTCGCTCGCCGCCATGGCGCGCGCCGTCTCCAGCCTGTCGAACGCCCCCGCCTTCGTTCTGGTGGACGGCTCCGATCCGCCGCGTCTTTCCTGTCCGACGCGCGCCATCGTGAAAGGCGACGCGCTGGCGCTTTCCATCTCCGCCGCCTCCATCGTCGCGAAAGTCGCGCGCGACGCGATGATGCGACGACTCGGCGCAATTTATCCGCAATATGGCTTCGAAACGAATGTGGGCTACGCCGCCAGGCGCCATCTCGAGGCCTTGCGCGAAAACGGCCCGACTCCCGTTCATCGCCTGAGTTTCTCGCCGCTGCGCGAGATCCGGTGA